Proteins encoded together in one Lathyrus oleraceus cultivar Zhongwan6 chromosome 5, CAAS_Psat_ZW6_1.0, whole genome shotgun sequence window:
- the LOC127086193 gene encoding uncharacterized protein LOC127086193, with the protein MTGEEFSGPPGPKLTRLVYFVGAAVACTVAINKWREFESKSIIQQQEKQPGVKVVAEITNSSDSVGVHKALK; encoded by the exons ATGACTGGCGAAGAATTCTCAGGTCCTCCCGGACCCAAACTCACGCGTCTCGTCTACTTTGTTGGCGCCGCAG TGGCCTGCACCGTTGCAATCAACAAATGGCGTGAGTTCGAAAGTAAGTCAATCATCCAACAGCAGGAGAAGCAGCCAGGAGTCAAGGTAGTTGCGGAGATAACTAATTCGTCGGATTCTGTTGGTGTTCACAAAGCTCTCAAATAA